The nucleotide sequence CAGACACAAAGCCATCCTTGTCAAGCATGATTGCATCATCGACGTTTGCGTTGTTGCTTTCAATCTTGTGTCATTATACAGAACAACATCTCAAAATGATGTCCCTAAAGAACACACGATCACAAATTTAATTCGATATGAAGCGAAAGATGGAACCTTTGCGAGTATGTTATTGAGGAGGTTATTGTGATGGATCTTGGAATCTAAAttctgaaaaaaatgaaaagaaaaagagattaaacAACAATGGACAATGTTACACAGCTCAACAGATGAAAGAGCAATTTTTATACATTGGGTGAATTGCGACGTGTAGTTGCAGTCACCAGCACAATCCCGCCATCATTGTCATAAACAGGAGGCTTCCATTCGGCAAGCACtacattattttttgaaaacaaataatactcAAAAACCATATTCTATAGAGTTTAGTTGTATGCTTGCATGAGACAAAATCTGAAACTTTACCAATTAAAGTACATCCATAGAGGTTAAATGCAGGGCTCATTCCAGAAGTGACCTTAGAAGGAACAAATTCATAGCTCATTCAGGTTTAAAATGATTGAAATGAGAACTAGAAGAACTCGTTGCATAATATTTACATCGTACTTCATAAAAGTGTAGTTAATACCTTTTTGCCTCGAGTTAGAGACAGTCTTATATGTGTATTGTCAAACATCCCATTGGTTATGAGAGTTCTGAAAATGGCTTCTTTTATCTGTGCATTTTAATTTCCGTTGAGATAGCTTCATTCAAAACCCGAAATTCGAAACTATGATAATGATATTTATCAAATGCTTACCTCCTCGCGGGTTGGGACATTGTTGAAAGCAAGAGCCTTTGCTGAATCATGCAACCTATATGCAACACttcaatatattaataagaATGCCTTTGAAGAAGTACTGCTAGGATTTTTTCTCTTGCTTGCTTGCTTCTTACCGGTCTAGATGTTCTTCAAGCTTGAATACTTTCCCTCTGTATATTCGAAGACCTTCCCATTCAGAGTCACCGCCTTGCACGGCCGAGTCAAAAACAGATACCTTAAACAAGAATAAGGAAATATAACATCATACCAGAAACATACacaagcaacaacaataacaaacaggGATCCATGTATGGTTCTGGTTCAAGCACCTTCGCCATCTCACGTGGCACAATCTCATCACCAACCCAAGCAAGAAGTTTCGCATTTTCAGGAACCGGGAGGAGTTAAGGTGCTGGTCAAGAGAGATGACTTGTGCTTCACATGGCGCCTGAGAATGTTGTATAGCGGTAAACATTGCTCAAGCAAATCGTAATGCTTCAAAGGAAAAGTctgaaagcaaaacaaaacacattatAGTTTTGAATGATGTCTGAGTTTCAGAATCTTTAATTGCAAGTAAAACCGAGCTTTTACATGAGGGTACTTCTTTGGAGCCGAGAAACCCGTTGATTTGTGAAGAGTCTTGTACCACCATGGAGCCCATAGTCCATCTTCTGGCATAGGACCAGCCTCCCATCTttaagaaaacacaaacaatataatgaaaatatgGTCATTATTTTTCCAATAAACGTCAAATCCAAGAGATCCTTAGAGCATAGAAGGTCTACTTCAGCATAGAGGCTTGAAATGGGATCTCTAAGTCATCGCAAAGACTGCGTAGTGTAGCCTGAAAATAGAAGAATTACACAGAACATAAAGCAACATTTTACAAAAGAGAATTGAGTTCATTGCCAAAATTTCACAATACTGCAATACAAACCTCAGGATCTCGCTGGAGCCTGGAGGTCATCTGCATCGACGATTGCTGGTGGTGTTCCCATCAGACAGAGATCGCTGTATATCGAAACTAACTCTCCTAACCCCAATTCAAGAAATGACAGAGGGTGTATCTTCTCAAAAGAAGGCTAcaagaagagacaaaaacaaacaacaaacatgtCAAACCTGAAAAGGATCAGACTCATAACGTCAACACGAAACCAATTCAGAAGAATTTCCAAGAAAACATAACACCAGAAGTGAGTTTGAGAAGCTTACCAAAATATCAAGAGGATTGCGTATCAAGATAAAGTGCTTTCCTTTACTCATTAGTTCACTTGGCAAACCAAGAAGTCGCTGCTTTGAAATATGCTGCACAGAAAAGGGCCAGAAGAACCAAATGAGAATCCTttgacaatgtttttttttaagtctgtGAATCAGAGAGAGAAGTGAGTATGTATAACCTTACAAAACCTATATTTCTTCTTTCCTGGACCATAAATGATATCCTTCACCACCTTTTCTCCATCACACTCCTATCAGACAAATGTGAcgattatatattattatttaagacTAAGCAAGTAAGCATTGCCTATTAATACCCCGGAAGCTTAAAATGGATCACAGTGAATGAATTGACATACAATCTTAGAGAGAAGCTCATCTCTGTAAGGCCTATCAACACCCGTAGACTTAACGAAGGCACCGTATAAGGGCTCGTCGAGCACTTCAGTGTCATCTCTCTAAGTAAATTATACCAAATCAATCTTGCAAGTTACAACTCACACCAAACATCGTTTCAAAGTGATTTGAAATGTTGTAAATTATATACAGAACTGTTAAATTTTGGGGACAAATAGACAAAGACAGAGAGAAGACGTGTTGTCTCTATTTCCCAGAAGATGATATTTTTCCATCATAAAACAGATAAAATCTGGTCATTTTCTGGGAAAATTTCTGAATAAAGAAagtaggaaacaaaaaaaaaggtacctGGGCAAAGGAGTAGAGGAGAGTGGTGCTGAGTGATCCTGGAGCAGACCATGCGTGAATCACCTCCATTAAAGACGATCGCTTTGAAACCCAAACAGACACTTCGCTCTGTAATCACACCACTCAAGATTCAACTTCAGCTAAACTATCATTGCCTTGGTCAgtgataaattttttatttctcactTTAGGGAAAGATtcagtgttttttcttttgtttttctaaaaaaaaaaacacttttaccCAGTTGACCGACCGATCATCagagatgtgtttttttttgactaGTTTAATCTTCACAAACATCTTATCTTATCTCTTGCTACATCGAAGTTGGTGAGTGATTATGTAATTATTTGCACTCATAAAGATCCTACAGTTTCTGTAAAAAaccataaatcaaataattggTATCGACAAAGAGATCCAATCACTGTCAGAGAACAAGAGTAAATATATCAGAACCGGTGCGTTTTCTAGCAACAACCGCGATTTCATCCACCAAACCATGGAAAATGTTTCGATCAACGGACCAAGAATCTTTGAtttcaaattgtaaagaaactAAAGTGCTTCTGAAAGAATGATACATTATCTGGAGGATATAGAGAAGAGCCGAACACTTGAGCGGTCATACGAATGCATATACGGTAAAAGCTCGAAGCGAGGTGTCAGTTCAGCAGTCACGTCCGTGATGGAAAGGTCCATTTGGTCCACAAGTGTCAGAAAGGCGTTGAACGTGTCTGCATTGCGGATCACAGATGCGATATAGGCCACTTTGGGGCTACATCCTTGTTGTGCGTCTCTGTTGTCTTCAGTCTTGAGAGAGCCATTGTCTCTTTTGGTTGGTTTCCTTAAAAGAGCTACTAGAACCCGCAGTAGATGAGGGAGACATGACGGATCATAAATTACATCTGCACCTAGACTGATACGAAGAACATAAAGGGTTTAGGAGACTGACATAGGCTGTCTATACAAAATGATTTTATGGTTTACTCACATGATATCTGGACAGTATTTGCTAAGTTCACTTTCTGATGCAGTTTCCCATGGAAGATGCATGCATTTAATTCGCTGTTAAAGGAAAAATAATCAGTCTTGAATCGGTAAAGTTTATAGTATATACTCTGAATCAAGAACTTAGAAGGCACAAAGAAATTATTTTCAACTCACTGTACTCTGAGCTTCTCCGGTTTGGTTGAGCAGCTCGTCATCATAGTTTAAGTGATTCCTCTCCAAATTAAGCCTCATGTTAGACAGAGTTAAAAGATCTCCATCTGTTAGTATAACCTGCGCAAGAAAAAAAGTGTAACTCAACATAGCTGTGTACATATGATGAGTACTTTGGTATTAAGAGACTAGGGATTACCTTTTTGGCCTTTACATGTGCAAGGCAAATTCCGACCATGCCAACTCCAGAGCCAACCTAAACAGGGCTCCACCGAATCAAAAAGTGAGTATATAGATCAGAACGTAAACCAGTCAATAACACTCAATGATGTCAAACTAACCTCAAAACAGGATTTATTGGCGAATAACTCTGGAAATGACAGAACAAACTCAGACAGAAACAGACTTGATGGCCAGATGGAACACCTGCTCAAAATCCAGGATCCAAGTTGAGAAATGTGGAAAAAGACTCGTGAATTGAAATGAATCCGTGGCAGTCAAATTATACATACAAAAAACCTCTTACCCGGTACCTCCTTCAAGCATGTTCAATGAACATTGCAGATGAATAACTAATTTCCTTGACAATGGACAACTTGGGTGTTTGTATGAACCTAATCCACAGATAAGTCAGCAAAACTAATCTCACTCAGGAAAATTCAATGAACAATGAATATAACACACACAGCGAAGACATGATATTTTACCTtcgggaaaaagaaaagagataaattTGGTGATCCTAATGTTTTCTTTCGCCAATATATCTTCCTAaaacaccaaaccaaacattgttttgttttccatcaATTACGAAACAAAACAAGGAAAACttcaataacaaacaaaaaaaagtagaccTTTGAAGTTGACATGTAAAGAGCATACTCCTCGTACAGTTCATCCAATACTTCACCATTCTCCACCTCAACTTCATTTATGAGTTTCTTCAGTAACTTCTTGGCGTATGAACCGTTACCACTCGCAGCCTGCTTCCATGCAAGAGTTTCACACTAAGTTGCACATTACTTCAACTCAAGATTCAATTTTtccaaagaaaacataatttgacAAACACTAAAAGTCCCAAAATTTATGACTTGACTATAAAATCCTAACAATAGTATAAAGGTTCCAAATTTCTCAGAGTTCTCTGGTTTTTAGTACTCAGAGCAAAGCAGAAGAGTAGAGTTTACTTACAGCTTTAACGCAAATTTCCCACAAAAATCTCTGGGCACCATCAGTAATTGATCCTCCGTTACACTCTCTGCACAATGGACAAACAAAATCAGTTGCCGGAGCAAATAGAACCAAAGAAGCTCACGGCGGCACCGGCGAGTTTGACAGTGGGTTTTACCTAGCGAGAGCGATAACGGAACCCACCGGTTCCATGGCGAGGAAAGCAGAGAGGACATGGAGGTACTGTGACTCCCACTCCGCCGTTGAGTTCTCGCTCGCCGCCATGACTTCGCCGTGTCAAGCTCCGAGGATCTATCTCACTAgccatgtcaaaaaaaaaaagccttagCAAATAGCAACTGTAAACTTTGGGCTTTATGGGCCTGgcccataaaattaaaatgactAAATAATCCTTCAAAAAATAACGAAACTTCTAAAATACCCCTCATCTTCTCCAAGCTTTAAAAACTTCAGAGAATCTCCGCACTTCTTATCCAATTAGAAAGCCATGgtgaagtcttcttcttcttctatcatcttcttcctcttcacatgGCCATTCTACTTCACTCTCTCTGTCTTCATCCAccaaaccctaaacctcaaaaccaaaacaaacccaaaatctTATCTTCTTGTGCAACCACCTTCCGGAGAGATGTGGTGCTTAGAACAGCATCTCTCTGTTTCGTCTCTTTCATCTTTCAAAACCCAATTCCAGAGTCATTAGCAGATCCTTTGAAGTCTTCTAAACCGTTGAGACTTGGCATTGCCAACACTTCGTCTTGGTTTCAGTTCTTTGGTGATGGGTTCGCCATTAGGGTTCCTCCTGATTTTGAAGACGTCAATGAGCCTGAGGTGTGTATCTGTGTCACCAATCTCCTATGAATTTGTGTAATTTAGTTTAGTCGTTTACTCAATTTGATAAATGGACAGTAAAAAGCCTGCTCCTTTggtcaaagttttgatttttttttttttttgggtgatcAGTGTACTTAGATGCCAAATTGGATGTTGTTAATCAATGAGTTGGGGGTTtaagttttgtgtgttttcaggATCAGTAGAACCTTAGCTATTAACTGAAGAAATATGTGTATCAAAGGAATTCAAAAACTGGTTCTACCCCTTTTTGTTTGGATGAAATGATTCATTTTTTCTTGACAAACGTGTGTTTACCTCTCATGCTTTAGGATTACTCTGCAGGATTGTCACTCTATGGGGACAAGGCAAAGCCCAAAACTTTCGCCGCCCGGTTCCAAACTCCTGATGGGTATTGTTTGTCCCTCTTCCCTTGTAGTTAAGTTGACATCCATTAGTAAAACTTTTGTGACATATCATATGGTGATGGATGCAGATCAGAAGTTTTAAGCGTAGTCATTCGCCCTTCAAATCAACTTAAGATCACTTTCTTAGAGGTttgtacaacaacaacaacaacaacaacaacaacaacaacagaaaaaaagacATTTCCTTTTACAAGTTTTAACTTTTCCGCAATCATCACTTGTCCGGTAAGGTCATCGAAAGCTCTTTGTTTCCAATAGGCTACAGATATATCCGATTTGGGATCGTTGAAGACAGCTGCAAGACTCTTTGTTCCAGGTTCTCTACATCATTTACATATTAGAAAATTGCCTTTGAAATACTCTTATTCTTCTGGTCATTGTTAAATTCTTTGACCATGATGAGCAGGTGCGGCAACGATTTACGCTGCTCGTACAATCAAGGTAAAGGAGGAAGGAGGTTTAAGGCAAGTCTGCTTTGAATTATACTCCCGTTAGTATTGAGAACTTATGTTCTTGATTGGAGAATTTGAAGTTCTTGTTATCTTTATCTGCAGAAATTACTACTTCTACGAGTTTGGTAGAGATGAAGAACGCATAGCTTTAGTAGCTTCTGTGAACAGAGGGAAGGTCTGTGCTGCAAACACAATTATGATTactcatatacatatttttccAGATTCATGACTCAATTCTGTGTGTCTTTCTTTAAAATCTTGAAAAGGTTTATATCGTTGGAGCAGCTGCACCAGAATCCAAATGGAAAGACGATGAGTTGAAGCTTCGATCTGCTGCCATTTCTTTCACTATCTTATAATCGACGACGACctcactatcttcttcttctgacaGAAAACGCGAAAACGCTCTTCAAGGTCCATCAAGAAATTCGGAACTAAGAACAAACGAGCCAAATGTGATAACTTTTAATCTTGAAATTCGGACATTGTTTTGAGTCGCATTTCGTCACTCACTTTCGCtatctgttttggtttttgtcctTTCAACTGAGATATGTTCGTTATTGTACTTGTAAATCAAGAATTTTTTGGAACGCTAAATTCTTAAAACGCGACATTACAAAGCGTCTCCTTGGCGTTTGTGTTATTGGTCTCCCTTATCCCATAATTGCTGCTGTTCGGTTCTGCGGTTTTGTTGTTGCAACTTGCAAACCTGCTCAATGCTCATGTTTTAGCGGCCAACCGAATCACACGTTTGCGTTACGGAATATAAATAACACGTGTTCAGTCTAGAGGAGAGGTACACCGAGATACAGTGCTCTGCGATGTTGTCAACCTAATCCACCTTAAACCCTGCCTGACGATTGAAGTCGAACTCCTCCAACAGCCAGAGAGATCCTCTGACGCTATTTGAAAATTAATCAATgaaagttagggtttttctcTGAGATTTGATCTTGATTATCGAAAATGGCGCTCGTGAGAAGGTTTCACACAGTTCGTTCATTGTTGCGAACAGCTGGATCAAGAGAATCTTCTTCACTCTCGTAAGCAAATTTCCTaactttgattcttcttcatttcaTTTGAGTTTTAGGAAAATtcgtaaaatttataaaagattcAAGCTTTAGCTTCTTCATCATTTGTTTTCCAGATTCGGGAATGGAAATGAGTTCTCCTTGGCTCAAATCGGAGATGATTTCAGATTTGGGTGTTGGAGAAACTatcattcttctctttctcacgGTAATTTTACTCAGTTTCTCTATTTGAATTCGACTGTGAAATTGATTGATGCTTTTAGTTATGTAATTGACATTTTTCCAGTTCCTGAAGCTCATGGGAGAAGCATGTATTCACGTTTGTATGAGAGTCATAACGTCAACACACATTTGCTTCGATCTACTCTGGTAAATACAAAAAAAGTCACCAGATTCTTCATTAGGTGTTGAAATCACtgatctttttttggttttgttccaTGTCTACATGATATTGTGTTGTTTTCAACTTGTGTTTCTCAGATTGCAGAGTCTTTGCCGTTTACGAATGATAAAAGGTTTGTTGCAACCCAAGTTAAGGCTCCACCTCAACTACAGAAAACGGTGTGTTAAGTGCTTGTTTCTCaccttttgttgtttgttattaatatattgtattCTATGGTTTTGATGTTCtcacattttgttatttatgaGTGCAGGGTGCCGTTAGAGTGTCTATGGTAAGTCCTGGATTTGTATATGAACCCTATGCACTTCAAGAGAAAATCTCGATTTGGCGGAGGTATATTGGAAGATGCTGTTTCTAATGCGATCAAATTCCCTTTTCTCCACTGTTAATCATCGTAGGAAGTTCCGAGTATAATCGACAATATAATTGTTCTACTAGAGTTTAAGTTTCTAACTACTTTTTTATAATCAACCTCAGCTGTTTTCTTATCAATTGTTGTTCAGATGTTTCACAAGAGGTGGTTGGCGAAGAACAAAAGAGGATTTTGTACGGGAGGTTGAAAACATCTCCATGCTTTATCTTGactggaatatatatatttcgcaTATGTATTAATACACTTTGAAATTCCAAATTTCAGCTAAGAAGCGCATACGCTATCGCTAAGTTAAGGAAGACAGGGTATTCAAAGAATACGTTCTACATAGAAGCACTAGAGTTGTACAAACAGGTCTTACTTATACACcttttggttgtttttgtttttggtttagtcTTCCTAGCAGAATGTTTTATAATCATCTTGACTTAGCTACCTGTTTGCTTCAGATTAATATTCTGATGGCCAATGGTGACAAGAAGGAGATAAGAAAGAACGTAACTGAAAGAATGTATTCTGTAAGGTTTCCACCGAAttgattattagtttttttttttttttttttttttttttttttttttttttttttttttttttttttttttttttttttttttttttNNNNNNNNNNNNNNNNNNNNNNNNNNNNNNNNNNNNNNNNNNNNNNNNNNNNNNNNNNNNNNNNNNNNNNNNNNNNNNNNNNNNNNNNNNNNNNNNNNNNNNNNNNNNNNNNNNNNNNNNNNNNNNNNNNNNNNNNNNNNNNNNNNNNNNNNNNNNNNNNNNNNNNNNNNNNNNNNNNNNNNNNNNNNNNNNNNNNNNNNNNNNNNNNNNNNNNNNNNNNNNNNNNNNNNNNNNNNNNNNNNNNNNNNNNNNNNNNNNNNNNNNNNNNNNNNNNNNNNNNNNNNNNNNNNNNNNNNNNNNNNNNNNNNNNNNNNNNNNNNNNNNNNNNNNNNNNNNNNNNNNNNNNNNNNNNNNNNNNNNNNNNNNNNNNNNNNNNNNNNNNNNNNNNNNNTGTGTGTGTTAAAATTGAAGATGATCTGGTTTTCtatattgttaaatttttgtttcttttcactACTAGGCACTGAAGAAcgaaatcaaacaaagagaagcCATCTGGGATGGTGTTTACTGGGAAATGATTGAGCCAGTTGTCAAGATCCGAACTTTACAAGCTCGACTGGCAAGTTCTTTACAAAGcttgaatatattttagatactGAGAATTATGGTTTGAAGTAATGAATGACAAAAGATTCTCTCTGGTAGTGGATTGTGAAACTTACCCTATTCCTTTCATCCTTTTGACAACATCTCAGATCGGAATTGACCGGACAGACCTTAAGAAAGCATTTATACAACTGACACTCGAGTTTCTGACAAAGCAGGTCAGTATTATCCCCTTAAGTCATCAGTTTGTTTCTCGTCATTGGGAGGCTGTAATGAGTTCTTGAGATCTATTCTATCTTCAGAAATTCGAAGCATACGATGCAAAAGGCAATGTAGTAGCTGGAGATAGGAAGAAAGAGGTAAAGTAAAAAGTTTAATCATTGATTTTCGATGATTGTTTCTAGAATGCAACCACTTGGCAATACGGTAGATTGAAAAAAGAATTAGACTAGATCCAACATGAACCTCCtgagtagaagaaaaaaaaacataatatttggCGTGGATCGAtgaaaaatttgattcaaagaAGTGGTAATTGATTGGAAACCCAAGCAGCTTTCTTACCTACAAGGGAATGACAAGTTTGTTGCTTGTGCAGGTGCTTGTACGTGACATATGGGTCTTTGAGAAGTCTCTTTTCCATACAGGAGCTTACTGGCGGCTCTGTGGCCGGATCAAACTATGAAGTTGTGCAACATTGTGGCTTAGGCAAAGAGTGTTAACAGTTTCAgacaaagaataaaaattcCAACATATCCTGATTTATTGCTGAGTCAGTATTCTCCTTTACGGTTGGCTTTCTTCTATGTTCCTCTTAAAATGCAAGCCTGAATGTTATCTGATTAGGTGCCTAGAAAAACTTTGCTATTTTGCGAGGTAAATCATCGATACCATACAAGCAAAGATCAGAAAATTATGTGTTGGGTAGTAGTCTCTTTGTATACCTCATTGGAaccagtttttgttttgtttcggtttgttatctttttttattgtagtgTTCAGTAACTGAGACTGGCATGTGTTGCTTCTGTCATTTTCTATGTTCTCTTCTATTGGTGGATTATATGAATTCAAGTAGCTACTGAAAATAATATACTATACATACAGTCTTAAAGGAGGAGGGCTGTGGGACATTTTAAGAGGATAAGAGTTGTGTTGCAGGGAAAAAAGAcactagatttgttttgttttgtttccaaactAGCCCCAGGATAAGGAAATTCTCAATTTACCTTAGTAATAAATCCCCAAAAAGCAATTCTCAATTTGTACATACTGTAGCAGGTCTAAGAATGGATAAGAGACAAGTTTTCAACTACTTAGACTGTTCTCATTGGTATTTGTAAGGAGTTTCTTAGAATTGTCCTtagaccaaaataataataaaataaacaatatttttcaaCAAATCAAAGAGACGTTTCTAATATAAGAAATGTTGGAAACGTTTCTTACCTGATACCTtcctttatattattaaaaaataacttaagaGAGCCTCCTGAACTACCTCGCAATTTACTATTGTAGTtggggaacaaaaaaaaaaactttgaatttttttataaaatccttTCAcctaatataacttaaaatcaACATTTGCTTTATAACagttcaattttttgttttggttgtttcttcGATAACAGTTCTTTCTGGGATTTACCACGATTAAAGGGTGGTTGAAATAGTGTCCGGTTACAAATGATCAGTGGCTGCTCTTCTCTCTCATACTTTTCTTCCACTTGCATCACTGGGGCCTCTGTTTTCACTTGTTCTTCTTCGCTGAAACTCAatccaagaagaagattccttttccAGAACCCTAGAATCCAGAGAAATCAGGAACCTTTGTTGAGGTCTGGGAGACCCCTGGTGATGGAATCACACAAACCCATGTTCGATGTTGACAAGTTTGATGATGAGTTTGTTCAGAAACTGGTTTATGATGCTCTCGTTTGGTCTTCTCTTCACGGGCTCGTCGTTGGTGACAAAACTTACCAGGTTCTTTTTTAGTTGAACCCACACTTTATAaagttcttgtctttttttttttttttttttttttNTTTTTTTAATCTTCGTGTTCGATTATATTCAagacaaaaattcaaaattgaatCGCTTATAGCTGAAATCATCATAATTTCTTCGTCCTGGATTGTGTTAGTTTCATGATTTAGCTTTATATCAGTAGATGTGCTTATAGAATCGAGAGGTGAAGAAGATCTAATTTTGTATTGATTACAGAAATCAGGAAATGTTCCAGGGGTTGGAATGATGCACGCCCCCATTTCATTGCTACCAACTGCATTCCCAGAGATCTACTGGAACCGAGCTTGTGATGTTACTCCTATTTTCAATGAATTGATTGATCGTGTTAGCTTGGATGGCAAATTCTTACAGGATAGTCTCTCTAGGTTTGGCTtcttttttgagtctttatctCAGTACTGGAATCTATCTATCTGCTTTGTGTTATATGTATCATCTAAACAAGTATTGATGTTTTCTATGTTGTAGAACGAAGAAAGCTGACATCTTTACATCTAGACTTCTTGACATTCACTCCAAGATGctagaaagaaacaagaaagaggTCTTTTACATTTATCTCTGGTTTCATATGTTCATCTGTGTTTCTTCGGTTCTGGATCTTTATTCGTTtgcttgtgtttgtgtttgtgttggcAGGATATTCGTTTGGGTTTACACCGGTTTGATTATATGCttgatgaagaaacaaattcaattctTCAGATTGAGATGAACACTATCGCGTGTTCGTTTCCAGGCCATAGCCGTCTTGTTAGCGAGCTACACCAGTACGTGCAGCAACAGACCATCTTCTTCATAACTTGTTATGTTTCTGTTTTAGCTGAAAAGCTTCgcttttttacttattttctcttgttttgcAGGACATTGCTTCGATCTTATGGGGATC is from Camelina sativa cultivar DH55 chromosome 20, Cs, whole genome shotgun sequence and encodes:
- the LOC104771217 gene encoding LOW QUALITY PROTEIN: branched-chain-amino-acid aminotransferase-like protein 2 (The sequence of the model RefSeq protein was modified relative to this genomic sequence to represent the inferred CDS: inserted 2 bases in 1 codon; deleted 1 base in 1 codon), with amino-acid sequence MEVIHAWSAPGSLSTTLLYSFAQRDDTEVLDEPLYGAFVKSTGVDRPYRDELLSKIECDGEKVVKDIIYGPGKKKYRFCKHISKQRLLGLPSELMSKGKHFILIRNPLDILPSFEKIHPLSFLELGLGELVSIYSDLCLMGTPPAIVDADDLQLQRDPEATLRSLCDDLEIPFQASMLKWEAGPMPEDGLWAPWWYKTLHKSTGFSAPKKYPHTFPLKHYDLLEQCLPLYNILRRHVKHKSSLLTSTLTPXPVPENAKLLAWVGDEIVPREMAKVSVFDSAVQGGDSEWEGLRIYRGKVFKLEEHLDRLHDSAKALAFNNVPTREEIKEAIFRTLITNGMFDNTHIRLSLTRGKKVTSGMSPAFNLYGCTLIVLAEWKPPVYDNDGGIVLVTATTRRNSPNNLDSKIHHNNLLNNILAKIESNNANVDDAIMLDKDGFVSETNATNIFMVKKDRVLTPHADYCLPGITRATVMELVVKENFILEERRISLSEFHTADEVWTTGTMGELSPVVKIDRRVVGEGKVGPVTRRLQNAYKKLTDGSGVPIPTYQEL
- the LOC104771216 gene encoding protein-lysine N-methyltransferase EEF2KMT codes for the protein MAASENSTAEWESQYLHVLSAFLAMEPVGSVIALARECNGGSITDGAQRFLWEICVKAAASGNGSYAKKLLKKLINEVEVENGEVLDELYEEYALYMSTSKEDILAKENIRITKFISFLFPEGSYKHPSCPLSRKLVIHLQCSLNMLEGGTGCSIWPSSLFLSEFVLSFPELFANKSCFEVGSGVGMVGICLAHVKAKKVILTDGDLLTLSNMRLNLERNHLNYDDELLNQTGEAQSTRIKCMHLPWETASESELSKYCPDIILGADVIYDPSCLPHLLRVLVALLRKPTKRDNGSLKTEDNRDAQQGCSPKVAYIASVIRNADTFNAFLTLVDQMDLSITDVTAELTPRFELLPYMHSYDRSSVRLFSISSR
- the LOC104771218 gene encoding uncharacterized protein LOC104771218, encoding MAILLHSLCLHPPNPKPQNQNKPKILSSCATTFRRDVVLRTASLCFVSFIFQNPIPESLADPLKSSKPLRLGIANTSSWFQFFGDGFAIRVPPDFEDVNEPEDYSAGLSLYGDKAKPKTFAARFQTPDGSEVLSVVIRPSNQLKITFLEATDISDLGSLKTAARLFVPGAATIYAARTIKVKEEGGLRNYYFYEFGRDEERIALVASVNRGKVYIVGAAAPESKWKDDELKLRSAAISFTIL
- the LOC104771219 gene encoding 39S ribosomal protein L45, mitochondrial isoform X2, with the translated sequence MALVRRFHTVRSLLRTAGSRESSSLSFGNGNEFSLAQIGDDFRFGCWRNYHSSLSHAHGRSMYSRLYESHNVNTHLLRSTLIAESLPFTNDKRFVATQVKAPPQLQKTGAVRVSMVSPGFVYEPYALQEKISIWRRCFTRGGWRRTKEDFVRELRSAYAIAKLRKTGYSKNTFYIEALELYKQINILMANGDKKEIRKNVTERMYSALKNEIKQREAIWDGVYWEMIEPVVKIRTLQARLIGIDRTDLKKAFIQLTLEFLTKQKFEAYDAKGNVVAGDRKKEVLVRDIWVFEKSLFHTGAYWRLCGRIKL
- the LOC104771219 gene encoding 39S ribosomal protein L45, mitochondrial isoform X1, which produces MALVRRFHTVRSLLRTAGSRESSSLSFGNGNEFSLAQIGDDFRFGCWRNYHSSLSHVPEAHGRSMYSRLYESHNVNTHLLRSTLIAESLPFTNDKRFVATQVKAPPQLQKTGAVRVSMVSPGFVYEPYALQEKISIWRRCFTRGGWRRTKEDFVRELRSAYAIAKLRKTGYSKNTFYIEALELYKQINILMANGDKKEIRKNVTERMYSALKNEIKQREAIWDGVYWEMIEPVVKIRTLQARLIGIDRTDLKKAFIQLTLEFLTKQKFEAYDAKGNVVAGDRKKEVLVRDIWVFEKSLFHTGAYWRLCGRIKL